DNA from Streptomyces sp. NBC_01260:
GGGCGGCCGGCGTGCTGAGACCTCACGTACGCCGGCTGTCCCCGCAAGCCAGGTGCCTGCGCGCCCGGACGCCTGCGTCACAGGCAAACCCTTCTGCTCCACAGAGCAAGCAGCCGAAGCATCGCCCGCCGAACCGACGGCACACCTCCACGCACCACCGCTCCCCCTGCTTCGCAGGACCCTCAAGCGTTCCCTCAAACGCAGCTCCATCGGAGGCACACCGTGAAGGAAATCCTGGACGCGATCCAATCGCAGGACAGCACGGCCGCGGACTTCGCGGCGCTGTCCATCCCCGAGTCGTACCGCGCGGTGACCGTGCACAAGGACGAGACGGAGATGTTCGCCGGGCTCGACACCCGTGACAAGGACCCCCGTAAGTCCCTGCACCTCGACGAGGTGCCGGTGCCCGAGCTCGGCCCCGGCGAGGCGCTGGTCGCCGTCATGGCCAGTTCGGTGAACTACAACTCCGTCTGGACCTCGATCTTCGAGCCGATGGCCACCTTCGGCTTCCTGGAGCGCTACGGAAAGCTCAGCGAACTCACCCGGCGCCACGACCTGCCCTACCACGTCATCGGCTCCGACCTGGCGGGCGTCGTCCTGCGCACCGGTCCCGGCGTCAACGCCTGGAAGCCCGGTGACGAGGTCGTCGCGCACTGCCTGTCGGTCGAACTGGAGTCCTCGGACGGCCACAACGACACGATGCTCGACCCCGAGCAGCGCATCTGGGGCTTCGAGACCAACTTCGGCGGGCTGGCCGAGGTCGCCCTGGTGAAGTCGAACCAGCTGATGCCGAAGCCGGACCACCTCAGCTGGGAGGAGGCCGCGGCCCCCGGGCTGGTCAACTCCACCGCGTACCGCCAGCTGGTCTCGCGCAACGGCGCGGGCATGAAGCAGGGCGACAACGTGCTGATCTGGGGCGCCAGCGGCGGCCTGGGCTCCTACGCGACGCAGTTCGCGCTGGCCGGCGGCGCCAACCCCATCTGTGTCGTCTCCAGCGACCAGAAGGCCGAGCTCTGCCGGAAGATGGGCGCCGAGGCGATCATCGACCGCAACGCCGAGGGCTACAAGTTCTGGAAGGACGAGCACAACCAGGACCCGCGCGAGTGGAAGCGGTTCGGCAAGCGCATCCGGGAACTGACCGGTGGCGAGGACGTCGACATCGTCTTCGAGCACCCGGGCCGCGAGACCTTCGGCGCGAGTGTGTACGTGACCCGCAAGGGCGGCACGATCGTCACCTGTGCCTCGACCTCGGGCTACACCCACGAGTACGACAACCGCTACCTGTGGATGTCGCTGAAGAAGATCGTGGGCTCGCACTTCGCCAACTACCGCGAGGCGTGGGAGGCCAACCGCCTGGTCGCCAAGGGGAAGATCCACCCGACGCTGTCCAGGGTCTACTCCCTGGAGGACACCGGCCAGGCCGCGTACGACGTGCACCGCAACCTCCACCAGGGCAAGGTCGGCGTCCTGGCACTGGCACCGCGCGAGGGTCTGGGCGTGCGTGACGAGGAGCTGCGCGAGCAGCACATCGACGCCATCAACCGATTCCGGAACATCTGACATGAGCGGCCGCCAGAAGGACCGCCCCTGGCTCATGCGGACGTACGCCGGCCACTCGACCGCCGAGGCGTCCAACGAGCTCTACCGGCGCAACCTCGCCAAGGGCCAGACGGGCCTGTCGGTCGCCTTCGACCTGCCGACCCAGACGGGTTACGACCCCGACCACGTCCTCGCCCGCGGCGAGGTCGGCCGGGTCGGCGTGCCCGTCTCGCACCTCGGCGACATGCGCCGGCTGTTCCAGGACATCCCGCTGGAGCAGATGAACACCTCGATGACGATCAACGCCACCGCGATGTGGCTGCTGGCGCTCTACCAGGTGGTCGCAGAGGAACAGGGC
Protein-coding regions in this window:
- the ccrA gene encoding crotonyl-CoA carboxylase/reductase, with the translated sequence MKEILDAIQSQDSTAADFAALSIPESYRAVTVHKDETEMFAGLDTRDKDPRKSLHLDEVPVPELGPGEALVAVMASSVNYNSVWTSIFEPMATFGFLERYGKLSELTRRHDLPYHVIGSDLAGVVLRTGPGVNAWKPGDEVVAHCLSVELESSDGHNDTMLDPEQRIWGFETNFGGLAEVALVKSNQLMPKPDHLSWEEAAAPGLVNSTAYRQLVSRNGAGMKQGDNVLIWGASGGLGSYATQFALAGGANPICVVSSDQKAELCRKMGAEAIIDRNAEGYKFWKDEHNQDPREWKRFGKRIRELTGGEDVDIVFEHPGRETFGASVYVTRKGGTIVTCASTSGYTHEYDNRYLWMSLKKIVGSHFANYREAWEANRLVAKGKIHPTLSRVYSLEDTGQAAYDVHRNLHQGKVGVLALAPREGLGVRDEELREQHIDAINRFRNI